The sequence below is a genomic window from Pleurocapsa sp. PCC 7327.
CTTCTACTAATTGTAACGTATTCTCAAACTGTTCTTCTGTCTCCCCTGGGAATCCGACGATCGCATCGGCACTGATAGACGCATCGGGCATACACTCGCGGATTTTCTCGATAATCTGGCGATATCTCTGGTGGGTGTAACCCCGCTTCATCGCTTTGAGAATTTCATTATCTCCCGACTGGAAAGGAATATGAAAATGCTCGCAAACTTTGGGTAACTCTTGACAAGCCTTTATCAGCCTTTCGGTAAAGTAACGGGGATGGCTGGTAGCAAAGCGAATGCGTTCGATTCCCGGCACGTCATGGACGTAGTAAAGCAAATCGGTCAGAGTATGTTGGTGCCTTCCCGTTTCTGTCACTCCTGGCAAATCGCGTCCGTATGCGTCGATATTTTGCCCCAGAAGCGTCACTTCCTTGTAGTCCTGCCTTGCCAATTCTTCCATTTCAGCGCGAATTGCCTCTGGCGTGCGCGACTGTTCTATCCCTCTAACGCTGGGGACGACGCAATAGGTACAGCGTTCGTTACACCCATAAATAACGTTTACCCAGGCAGTTACAGCGCTTTCCCGACGCGGTTTGGTAATATCTTCCATAATGTGGACGGGTTCGGTAGCCACAACCTGACTGCCTGCGAATACCTCTTCTAGCAAGTCGTGCAAGCGATTGGCGTGCTGGGGACCCATAACCAGATCCAATTCGGGAACGCGCCGCAATAATTGTTCGCCCTCCTGCTGGGCAACGCAACCTGCAACAATTAAGGTTAAGTTTGGTTGTTCATGCTTGCGTTTTGCTTGTCTGCCGAGGTAAGAATAGACTTTTTGTTCGGCATTATCCCGAATCGTACAAGTATTATAGAGAATGA
It includes:
- the miaB gene encoding tRNA (N6-isopentenyl adenosine(37)-C2)-methylthiotransferase MiaB → MTNSQRRYHITTFGCQMNKADSERMAGILEEMGFVRSEDPNQADLILYNTCTIRDNAEQKVYSYLGRQAKRKHEQPNLTLIVAGCVAQQEGEQLLRRVPELDLVMGPQHANRLHDLLEEVFAGSQVVATEPVHIMEDITKPRRESAVTAWVNVIYGCNERCTYCVVPSVRGIEQSRTPEAIRAEMEELARQDYKEVTLLGQNIDAYGRDLPGVTETGRHQHTLTDLLYYVHDVPGIERIRFATSHPRYFTERLIKACQELPKVCEHFHIPFQSGDNEILKAMKRGYTHQRYRQIIEKIRECMPDASISADAIVGFPGETEEQFENTLQLVEDLGFDQLNTAAYSPRPGTPAAIWENQVSEEVKSDRLQRLNHLVATKAAERTQRYLGRIEEVLVEDQNPKDSTQVMGRTRGNRLTFFTGNIQQLKGKLVKVKITEARAFSLTGEIVFGNPN